From the genome of Devriesea agamarum, one region includes:
- a CDS encoding ABC transporter ATP-binding protein, protein MSWLRNKTSRGKSAADASPSETAQASPATGTASEGEPAHLAGDEVEAAAELAAEKNAERGIRPGQKSKNFWPSMKRLLAQMRPDRGPLIAAVVLAVVGMVLSVIGPKVLGHATDIVFNGVISRQLGEEVPPGTTQAQVEAHLRADGNTQLADMISGMNLNIGHGIDFGALHVVLLTVLGLYLVSALFNWLQGLMLNRVVFRMVYRMRRDIEEKIHRLPLSYFDRMKRGEVLSRVTNDIDNIQNTLINTISSLMMSSVAVVGTIAMMFWVSWQLTLIALCVIPLAGIITAVVGKRAQKLYQEQWDATGNVNSEVEEAFSGHELVKVFGRQQEVTAQFENRNREMYKASFGAQFVSSLIMPMMTFIGNLSYVVIAVVGGLRIINGQMTLGDVQAFIQYSRQFTQPLSQLASMANMLQSGVASAERVFELLDAEEQEPEASRATSHEAAERIGEGRVEFSHVRFSYDPSRPLIRDLSLVADPGHTVAIVGPTGAGKTTLVNLVMRFYEIDGGRIAIDGVDIRDLSREQVRARTGMVLQDTWLFNGTIMENLRYGRLDATDEEVIEAAKATHVDDFVRQLPDGYQTEIDSEGSNISAGEKQLLTIARAFLAQPNLLILDEATSSVDTRTEVLVQNAMNTLRSGRTSFVIAHRLSTIRDADLILVMEHGDIVEQGTHEELLAHRGPYYRLYMSQFEGATSEVEGADSPVPAGVPAGRSYPA, encoded by the coding sequence ATGAGCTGGCTTCGCAATAAAACATCTCGCGGTAAATCAGCCGCTGACGCCTCGCCGTCCGAGACTGCTCAGGCATCGCCTGCCACGGGCACGGCTTCCGAGGGCGAACCCGCGCATCTCGCCGGTGACGAAGTAGAGGCTGCGGCGGAACTGGCCGCTGAAAAGAACGCCGAACGTGGGATTAGGCCCGGGCAAAAGTCCAAGAACTTCTGGCCGTCGATGAAGCGTTTGCTCGCCCAGATGCGGCCCGACCGCGGTCCCCTGATCGCGGCCGTGGTGCTGGCAGTGGTGGGCATGGTGCTGTCGGTGATTGGTCCGAAAGTGCTTGGCCACGCCACCGACATTGTGTTTAACGGGGTCATTTCCCGCCAGCTCGGTGAGGAAGTTCCGCCGGGTACGACCCAAGCTCAGGTGGAGGCTCACCTGCGCGCCGACGGTAATACGCAGCTCGCCGACATGATCTCCGGGATGAACCTGAACATCGGGCACGGCATCGACTTTGGTGCTTTGCATGTGGTGTTGCTGACCGTGCTGGGTCTGTATTTGGTGTCGGCCTTGTTTAACTGGTTGCAGGGTTTGATGCTCAACCGGGTCGTGTTTCGCATGGTGTATCGAATGCGCCGCGATATTGAAGAGAAAATTCATCGGTTGCCACTGTCGTATTTCGACCGGATGAAACGCGGTGAAGTGCTGTCGCGGGTCACCAACGATATCGACAATATTCAAAACACGCTGATTAACACGATTAGCTCGTTGATGATGTCGTCCGTGGCCGTGGTGGGCACGATCGCGATGATGTTCTGGGTGTCCTGGCAGCTGACCCTGATCGCCCTGTGCGTGATCCCGCTGGCTGGAATCATCACCGCCGTGGTGGGTAAACGGGCTCAGAAGCTCTATCAGGAGCAGTGGGACGCGACCGGCAACGTGAACTCTGAGGTGGAAGAGGCTTTCTCGGGCCACGAACTGGTTAAGGTGTTTGGGCGCCAGCAGGAGGTCACTGCTCAGTTTGAAAACCGCAACCGGGAAATGTATAAAGCCTCCTTCGGAGCGCAGTTCGTCTCGTCGCTGATCATGCCGATGATGACCTTCATTGGAAACCTGTCCTATGTGGTGATCGCGGTGGTGGGCGGTCTGCGGATTATTAACGGGCAGATGACGCTCGGTGATGTGCAGGCGTTTATCCAGTACTCTCGCCAGTTCACCCAGCCGCTCAGCCAGCTCGCGTCTATGGCAAACATGTTGCAGTCCGGGGTCGCGTCCGCGGAACGCGTGTTCGAGCTGCTCGATGCTGAGGAACAGGAACCGGAGGCGTCGCGTGCGACCTCTCACGAGGCGGCGGAGCGGATCGGTGAGGGTCGCGTTGAGTTCTCGCATGTGCGCTTCTCGTATGACCCGTCGCGTCCGTTGATCCGGGATTTGTCCTTGGTTGCTGACCCCGGTCACACCGTGGCTATTGTCGGTCCGACCGGTGCGGGCAAGACCACTCTGGTCAATTTGGTGATGCGGTTCTATGAGATTGATGGCGGTCGGATCGCCATTGATGGAGTGGATATCCGTGACCTCAGCCGCGAACAGGTGCGGGCGCGCACAGGCATGGTTCTTCAGGACACCTGGTTGTTTAACGGCACGATCATGGAGAATTTGCGCTACGGGCGGCTGGATGCGACCGATGAGGAAGTCATTGAGGCGGCGAAAGCCACTCACGTTGATGATTTCGTGCGTCAGCTTCCCGATGGGTATCAGACGGAGATCGACAGCGAAGGCTCGAATATTTCCGCGGGTGAAAAGCAGCTTTTGACGATTGCCCGCGCTTTCCTCGCCCAACCGAATCTGCTGATTCTCGATGAGGCCACCTCGAGCGTGGATACCCGAACCGAAGTGTTGGTTCAAAACGCGATGAACACCTTGCGCTCGGGTCGCACTTCCTTTGTGATCGCACATCGACTGTCCACCATCCGTGACGCGGATTTGATTCTGGTCATGGAGCATGGCGACATCGTGGAGCAGGGCACCCATGAGGAACTGTTGGCTCATCGGGGACCGTACTACCGCCTGTACATGTCCCAGTTTGAAGGGGCTACCTCCGAGGTGGAGGGGGCTGATTCGCCCGTGCCGGCCGGTGTTCCCGCTGGACGTTCCTATCCGGCCTGA
- a CDS encoding ABC transporter ATP-binding protein has translation MRPYWPWLLVVLIFQIGAAMTALYLPTLNASIIDDGVAKGDIDEIWRLGGWMLLVAFGNIIAIVVSNYASARSSMSLGKDLRSKLFQRVLAFSSKEVKDFGEASLITRNTNDVQQVQMLSFFAMNFLVQAPITGIGGVIMALQQEADLAWLIAVMVPIMLGVIGVLIFFAAPLFAKIQKKIDRINQILREQITGIRVLRAFTREQWERDRYEVANADITDLNRKVGLLMIIMNPFIMFTLNASSVFVIWFAAPMIDAGTMQVGSITAFMSYLIQILIAVMMATFMTMMIPRAMVSADRIDQVLSTESSVVLPTDAVHDVSVRGSLELRDVAFTFPGAERPVLSDINFSAKAGQTVAIIGGTGAGKTTLLNLIPRLLDATDGQILVDGVNVKDLSPEVLWNRIGFVPQKPYLFSGTVASNLRFGNPDATDEELWRALEIAQGKDFVSAMPQQLESPIAQGGTNVSGGQRQRLCIARALVARPEIYLFDDSFSALDLTTDAKLRSALQPVTRDALVVIVAQRVTTITRADLILVLDHGRIVGAGTHAELIASNDTYREIVRSQGAEEDVA, from the coding sequence ATGCGCCCTTACTGGCCCTGGTTGCTGGTGGTGCTGATCTTCCAGATCGGTGCCGCCATGACCGCTCTCTACCTCCCAACGCTCAACGCCAGCATCATCGATGACGGTGTCGCTAAGGGAGACATCGACGAAATCTGGCGGCTCGGTGGCTGGATGCTGCTCGTGGCCTTCGGCAACATCATCGCCATTGTGGTCTCCAACTACGCCTCGGCACGATCCTCGATGAGCCTGGGCAAAGACCTGCGATCCAAGCTGTTCCAGAGGGTTTTGGCCTTCTCATCCAAGGAAGTCAAAGACTTCGGCGAGGCCAGCCTGATCACCCGCAACACCAATGACGTGCAGCAAGTCCAAATGCTCTCGTTCTTCGCGATGAACTTCCTGGTTCAGGCGCCGATCACCGGGATCGGCGGCGTGATTATGGCTCTCCAGCAAGAAGCCGATCTCGCCTGGCTCATCGCGGTCATGGTTCCGATCATGCTGGGTGTGATCGGGGTGCTGATCTTCTTCGCGGCCCCGCTGTTCGCGAAGATCCAAAAGAAGATCGACCGGATCAACCAGATTCTGCGCGAGCAGATCACCGGCATCCGCGTGCTGCGCGCCTTCACCCGCGAACAGTGGGAGCGGGACCGCTACGAGGTCGCCAACGCCGACATCACAGACCTCAACCGCAAGGTCGGTCTGCTCATGATCATCATGAACCCGTTCATCATGTTTACGCTCAACGCCTCCAGCGTGTTCGTGATCTGGTTTGCGGCACCCATGATCGACGCAGGCACCATGCAGGTCGGATCCATTACGGCCTTCATGTCCTACCTGATCCAGATCCTGATCGCCGTCATGATGGCCACCTTTATGACCATGATGATTCCGCGCGCTATGGTCTCGGCTGATCGCATTGACCAGGTTCTCTCCACCGAGTCCTCGGTCGTTTTGCCCACCGACGCGGTGCATGACGTCAGCGTGCGCGGCTCGTTAGAACTGCGCGATGTCGCCTTCACCTTCCCAGGGGCCGAACGGCCCGTCTTGAGCGACATTAATTTCTCCGCCAAGGCTGGGCAGACGGTCGCCATTATCGGGGGCACCGGCGCCGGTAAAACCACCTTGCTGAACCTCATCCCGCGTCTGCTGGATGCCACCGACGGTCAGATCCTGGTTGACGGCGTCAATGTGAAAGATCTATCCCCGGAGGTGCTGTGGAACCGGATCGGATTCGTTCCGCAAAAGCCCTACCTCTTTTCGGGAACCGTCGCCTCGAACCTGCGGTTTGGTAATCCCGACGCCACCGACGAGGAACTGTGGCGCGCCCTAGAGATCGCACAGGGCAAAGACTTCGTGTCCGCTATGCCGCAGCAGCTTGAGTCGCCGATCGCCCAGGGAGGCACCAATGTGTCCGGTGGCCAGCGTCAACGCTTGTGCATCGCCCGAGCTCTGGTTGCTCGCCCGGAAATCTATCTGTTCGACGACTCATTCTCGGCACTGGACCTCACCACCGACGCAAAACTCCGCTCCGCCTTACAGCCGGTGACGCGGGACGCCCTGGTGGTGATCGTCGCCCAGAGGGTCACCACCATCACCCGGGCCGATCTGATCTTGGTGCTCGACCACGGACGCATCGTCGGCGCGGGAACTCACGCTGAGCTGATCGCATCCAACGACACATATCGCGAAATCGTGCGCTCCCAGGGCGCTGAGGAGGACGTGGCATGA
- a CDS encoding TetR/AcrR family transcriptional regulator: MPETYSRKRARPVAPEERRRQIVEAAVELMRTHGRDITSRQIAQAAQVAEGTLFSVFASKEEILDCAIRSVLYDESRLEKIRQFDRTLPLRERLYELAELNAATILAHYDFLQACGIVPSLSTRDDDVKNAYMKCYIEAFTELVGEDRDQLDITLPQFQRLFDTCVYASVHPLVTGGDVTPARVVVDRLLDGVLATS, from the coding sequence ATGCCAGAAACATATTCGCGCAAACGCGCGCGCCCAGTCGCGCCCGAAGAACGCCGCCGGCAGATCGTCGAAGCCGCGGTTGAGCTCATGCGCACTCATGGCCGCGACATCACCAGCAGGCAGATCGCGCAGGCAGCACAGGTTGCCGAAGGCACACTGTTTTCCGTCTTTGCCAGCAAAGAAGAAATCCTCGACTGCGCAATCCGCTCAGTTCTCTACGACGAATCTCGACTGGAAAAAATCCGACAGTTCGACCGGACGCTCCCGCTGCGCGAGCGGCTCTACGAGTTGGCGGAACTGAACGCCGCCACGATTCTCGCGCATTACGATTTCTTACAAGCGTGTGGAATTGTTCCCAGCCTCAGCACCAGAGATGACGATGTGAAAAACGCATACATGAAGTGTTACATCGAAGCGTTCACCGAGCTCGTCGGTGAGGATCGCGACCAACTGGATATCACCCTGCCGCAATTCCAGCGGCTGTTCGACACCTGCGTGTACGCCAGCGTGCACCCGTTGGTGACCGGCGGGGATGTCACACCGGCCAGGGTCGTCGTTGATCGGTTATTAGACGGTGTTCTAGCTACTTCCTGA
- a CDS encoding glycoside hydrolase family 3 N-terminal domain-containing protein, with amino-acid sequence MRKTLEKLSTVLPHLGGLLAQDTSLPVQGDRKIDPHLAALCRRAAADGIVLLRHDETLPIAGRRIALFGRCQIDYFTVGYGSGGDVHAAYTTDLLTALQADQQTADLQPEPAANPPAAADPPTDRGNHGDINANTVITDSPASRPIIDKHLAGMYSTWCAHNPPDHGTWGHWPRHYPEMPLSSDEIHAAAQRSEAAIVIIGRAAGEDRDNVLEPGSFYLTDDERQLLDQVTNAFERTILVLNCGNIIDLSFLTDYGTRIGTVVYAWQGGMESGRALADVLTGRVTPSGKLPDTIACSYRDYPSSTNFGGKDANNYAEDIFVGYRYFETFARDRVMFPFGFGLSYTSFTITGELSEPRTEPPTTVNLLSPAQATPSPDDVVTVRATVTNTGDTFSGRDVAQLYVRAPQGVLGKPTRQLVSFAKTDTLAPGASQSLQLTVPLRNLASYDDAGGTGHRNAWVLEAGSYEFFLGSDVRSATCIGSISIPELIVTEQVEEAAAVAPEHRFARLTARPGATDTADPIPIYAPVPVRTVDLTQRILNDLPADIPLTGNRHLTADDVRGGRASLDAFLAQLSPDELEALTRGDNIMNSPLGTPGNAGVLGGVSPALRARGVDPITATDGPSGLRLAAYASLLPCGTALASTWDTTLVQDLANAHGHEMRAKGSQLLLSPGMNIHRDPLCGRNFEYFSEDPLVSGKMASAIVTGVQSNGLAACPKHFAANNQEFRRTHNDSRVSERALREIYLRGFEICVRQAQPKTIMTSYNKINGVWGHYHYELVTTILRKQWGYQGLVITDWWMRPAQDPHFPGLTNNAYRVRAGVDVLMPGSSGPTRKQADRSLLSSYRSPHGITLGEIQSSARRVLQFVFDARGGDDHGDDQRKLR; translated from the coding sequence ATGCGCAAGACGCTCGAGAAACTCAGCACCGTTCTCCCCCACCTCGGGGGACTGCTTGCCCAAGACACATCGCTGCCGGTCCAGGGAGACCGAAAGATCGACCCACACCTCGCCGCCCTATGCAGACGCGCCGCCGCCGACGGGATCGTCCTGTTGCGGCACGACGAGACTCTGCCCATCGCCGGACGCCGTATCGCGCTGTTCGGTCGCTGCCAGATCGACTACTTCACGGTCGGATACGGCTCCGGCGGAGACGTGCACGCGGCCTACACGACCGACCTTCTCACCGCGTTACAAGCAGACCAGCAGACCGCAGACCTTCAGCCCGAACCAGCAGCCAACCCGCCTGCCGCAGCAGACCCCCCAACAGATCGCGGTAACCATGGCGACATCAATGCGAATACGGTCATAACCGATAGCCCGGCCAGCCGACCCATCATCGATAAGCACCTCGCTGGAATGTACTCAACCTGGTGCGCTCACAATCCGCCGGATCACGGCACCTGGGGACACTGGCCTCGCCACTACCCCGAAATGCCCCTGTCCTCCGACGAGATTCACGCTGCCGCCCAACGCAGCGAGGCCGCCATCGTCATCATCGGCCGAGCCGCCGGCGAAGACCGCGACAACGTCCTAGAACCAGGCAGCTTCTACCTCACCGACGATGAGCGCCAGCTCCTCGACCAGGTCACCAACGCATTTGAACGAACCATTCTGGTCCTGAACTGCGGCAACATCATCGATCTATCGTTCCTCACCGACTACGGCACCCGCATCGGCACCGTGGTCTACGCCTGGCAGGGCGGAATGGAATCAGGCCGCGCACTCGCCGACGTGCTCACCGGCCGCGTCACCCCCAGTGGAAAACTCCCCGACACCATCGCGTGCAGCTACCGCGATTACCCGTCGTCCACAAACTTTGGCGGAAAAGACGCCAACAACTACGCCGAGGACATTTTCGTCGGCTACCGCTATTTCGAGACCTTCGCCCGCGACCGGGTGATGTTCCCCTTTGGTTTCGGCCTGTCCTACACATCCTTCACGATCACGGGCGAACTCAGCGAACCGCGAACTGAACCACCCACCACCGTCAACCTGCTCTCCCCTGCCCAAGCCACCCCATCACCAGATGACGTGGTCACCGTTCGAGCGACGGTGACCAATACCGGGGATACGTTCAGCGGCCGCGACGTTGCCCAACTGTATGTGCGCGCCCCACAAGGAGTCCTCGGCAAACCGACGCGACAACTCGTCAGCTTCGCAAAAACCGACACCCTCGCGCCCGGGGCATCGCAATCACTTCAACTCACGGTGCCATTGCGCAATCTAGCCTCCTACGACGACGCCGGTGGCACCGGACATCGCAACGCCTGGGTACTTGAAGCGGGCTCATACGAGTTCTTCCTCGGCTCCGACGTGCGCAGCGCTACCTGCATCGGATCCATCTCCATACCGGAGCTGATCGTGACCGAACAGGTCGAAGAAGCCGCAGCCGTCGCCCCCGAACACCGCTTTGCCCGCCTCACCGCCCGCCCCGGAGCCACGGACACCGCGGACCCGATTCCGATTTACGCACCCGTCCCCGTGCGAACTGTTGACCTCACCCAGCGCATTCTGAACGATCTACCAGCTGATATCCCCCTCACCGGAAACCGCCACCTCACAGCCGATGATGTGCGTGGCGGGCGGGCAAGCCTCGATGCCTTCCTAGCGCAATTAAGCCCCGACGAATTGGAAGCTCTCACCAGGGGCGACAACATCATGAACTCACCGTTGGGAACACCCGGCAACGCGGGAGTGCTCGGCGGGGTGAGCCCCGCATTGCGCGCCCGGGGCGTTGACCCGATCACCGCAACGGACGGACCCTCCGGGCTTCGCCTGGCTGCCTATGCTTCGCTGCTTCCCTGCGGGACCGCACTCGCATCCACCTGGGATACCACCCTCGTCCAAGACCTGGCCAATGCCCACGGACACGAAATGCGCGCCAAGGGCTCCCAGCTGTTGCTGTCACCCGGAATGAATATTCACCGCGACCCATTATGCGGACGCAACTTTGAGTACTTCTCAGAAGATCCCCTGGTCAGTGGCAAGATGGCGAGCGCTATCGTCACCGGAGTGCAAAGCAACGGACTTGCCGCCTGCCCGAAGCACTTCGCCGCGAACAACCAGGAGTTTCGCCGCACCCACAATGACTCCCGGGTCTCAGAACGCGCCCTGCGGGAGATCTACCTGCGAGGATTTGAAATCTGTGTGCGCCAGGCCCAACCGAAAACCATCATGACCTCCTACAACAAGATCAACGGAGTATGGGGGCACTATCACTACGAGCTGGTCACCACTATCCTGCGCAAACAGTGGGGCTACCAGGGGCTCGTGATCACCGATTGGTGGATGCGGCCCGCGCAGGACCCACATTTCCCGGGCCTGACCAATAACGCGTACCGGGTGCGAGCGGGCGTCGACGTTCTGATGCCTGGTTCCTCAGGGCCAACCCGTAAACAGGCAGATCGTTCGCTGCTCAGCTCCTACCGTTCCCCCCATGGCATCACCCTCGGCGAAATACAAAGCTCCGCTCGGCGTGTGCTTCAGTTCGTCTTCGATGCGCGCGGCGGTGACGACCACGGTGACGACCAACGCAAGCTGAGGTAG
- a CDS encoding DUF6318 family protein — translation MTRRTQRIIVGLLALALIVPVGALGIGQLFRSEIPDPAVSATPTDPRPEVDPASQPKPSPTAAPPTVPGQDQRTLAGAEAAVRNLLGSYAYMMATGDVKLWQNLVAPECKVCSTFISNTQYLHSIGGYQVGGEFNITKTEGTVEGDPPTQASVTVDFTQNTAQLIDNPKKAPHQLQALNGRLTATFTWTDSGWKVKDMILAPKG, via the coding sequence GTGACCCGTCGAACCCAGAGAATCATCGTCGGCCTCCTGGCGCTCGCACTGATCGTCCCGGTCGGAGCACTCGGCATCGGACAACTGTTCCGTTCAGAGATTCCCGACCCTGCGGTCAGCGCAACCCCGACCGACCCTCGACCTGAGGTTGATCCGGCATCCCAGCCCAAGCCCTCCCCCACAGCAGCACCGCCCACCGTTCCAGGGCAGGATCAGCGGACCCTTGCCGGGGCGGAAGCCGCCGTGCGGAACCTGCTCGGCTCCTACGCCTACATGATGGCAACCGGCGACGTAAAGCTCTGGCAGAACCTGGTCGCACCCGAATGCAAAGTGTGCTCAACCTTCATCTCTAACACCCAATACCTGCACTCCATCGGTGGCTACCAAGTCGGCGGGGAATTCAACATCACCAAGACCGAGGGCACGGTCGAAGGCGACCCGCCCACCCAAGCCAGCGTCACCGTCGATTTCACCCAGAACACCGCGCAGCTCATCGACAACCCCAAAAAGGCGCCCCACCAGCTACAAGCACTCAACGGACGCCTCACCGCCACCTTCACCTGGACCGACAGCGGGTGGAAAGTGAAGGACATGATCCTCGCTCCCAAGGGGTGA
- a CDS encoding L-lactate permease, translated as METFTPVPAPVAGSITLSALVALIPLVLFFVLLAGLKLRSHWAGLISLAAAIVIAVIGFGMPTGLAALSATQGAVFGAFPIFWIVLMAVWLYQVTVISSRFEDMRRIFDRIGGGDIRIQAILIAFCFGGLMEALAGFGAPVAITATMLISLGIKPLKAAATVLVANTAPVAFGAMAIPITTAGRLTDTDPHHIAAIAGHQTPILAAFVPLILLLILDGWKGVRDAWMPALIVGVTFSIAQWWCATFFVYELTDIVSSLVGLLAAIVFLRLVPPRNADESNKRLGIKAPERTEVLTGSRVWYALLPYLLVIVIFGIAKLVPAVSSFLSGTDLKIPWPGLHGHLVDAKGAVSSSTFYSFQWLSSPGTLLLITGLIVAVIYSWRTENGRYPMTVGAGIRELGRTFVNMRWTLLTIMSVLALAYVMNFSGQTVTIGLWLAATGALFPFLSPILGWVGVAVTGSDTSANALFAKLQQTAGQQIGVDPSLLVAANTTGGVVGKMISPQNLAIAAASANLDGQEATIFRTVIWWSLGMLAVLCVMIFLQSTSVLGWMLP; from the coding sequence ATGGAGACCTTCACTCCCGTTCCCGCGCCTGTCGCCGGGAGCATCACCCTGTCCGCATTAGTCGCCCTCATTCCTCTTGTTCTATTTTTCGTTTTACTGGCCGGACTAAAGCTTCGCTCCCACTGGGCGGGTCTAATTTCCCTCGCCGCCGCGATCGTCATCGCCGTGATCGGATTCGGCATGCCGACGGGCTTGGCTGCCCTGTCCGCAACCCAGGGAGCCGTTTTCGGCGCTTTCCCGATCTTCTGGATTGTGCTGATGGCTGTGTGGCTTTACCAGGTCACGGTCATCTCGTCACGGTTTGAGGACATGCGGCGCATCTTCGACCGCATCGGCGGCGGCGATATCCGCATTCAAGCCATCTTGATCGCATTCTGCTTCGGCGGCCTAATGGAAGCACTCGCCGGCTTCGGCGCTCCCGTGGCCATCACCGCCACCATGCTGATCTCGCTCGGTATTAAGCCTCTCAAAGCGGCGGCCACCGTGCTGGTTGCCAACACCGCACCAGTAGCGTTCGGCGCCATGGCCATCCCGATCACCACAGCGGGCCGTCTCACCGACACCGACCCGCACCACATCGCCGCCATCGCCGGACACCAGACTCCGATTCTCGCCGCCTTCGTGCCGCTGATTTTGCTGCTGATCCTGGATGGCTGGAAGGGCGTTCGGGACGCGTGGATGCCCGCCCTCATCGTGGGCGTCACCTTCTCCATCGCACAGTGGTGGTGCGCCACCTTCTTCGTGTACGAGCTGACCGACATCGTATCCTCGCTCGTGGGTCTGCTGGCCGCCATCGTCTTTCTGCGGCTCGTACCCCCGCGCAATGCGGACGAGAGCAATAAGCGCCTCGGTATCAAGGCCCCGGAACGCACCGAGGTGCTCACCGGTTCCCGCGTGTGGTACGCACTGCTGCCTTACCTGCTGGTCATCGTGATCTTCGGTATCGCCAAGCTGGTGCCTGCGGTCTCGTCCTTCCTGTCGGGAACCGACCTGAAGATTCCGTGGCCCGGACTGCACGGGCACCTGGTGGATGCGAAGGGTGCCGTGTCATCGTCCACCTTCTACTCCTTCCAGTGGCTCTCCAGCCCCGGCACTCTGCTGCTGATCACCGGTTTGATCGTCGCCGTCATCTACTCATGGCGGACCGAAAATGGTCGGTACCCGATGACCGTGGGCGCTGGTATCCGCGAACTCGGGCGCACCTTTGTCAATATGCGGTGGACGCTTCTGACCATCATGTCCGTGCTGGCTCTCGCTTACGTCATGAACTTCTCCGGTCAGACCGTCACCATCGGCCTCTGGCTCGCCGCAACCGGCGCCCTGTTCCCCTTCCTGTCGCCGATTCTCGGCTGGGTCGGGGTTGCGGTGACCGGATCAGATACCTCGGCCAATGCCCTGTTTGCCAAGCTTCAGCAGACCGCTGGGCAGCAGATCGGGGTCGATCCGTCGCTTCTGGTGGCGGCAAATACAACCGGTGGCGTGGTTGGCAAGATGATCTCCCCGCAAAACCTCGCGATTGCCGCCGCATCCGCAAATCTCGACGGCCAGGAAGCCACCATCTTCCGCACCGTGATCTGGTGGTCGCTGGGCATGCTCGCGGTTCTCTGCGTGATGATCTTCCTGCAGTCCACATCCGTGCTCGGCTGGATGCTGCCGTAA
- a CDS encoding class I SAM-dependent methyltransferase has protein sequence MTGRNATSSRSRRDNPSIPRRDNPPIPQRATPSISRRDNPAFGSRKRRDQLAAAFQAQGEEYDQLRPTYPAKAIDFLMDAIPTRYRPDRQHPPQSPQVLDLGAGTGKLALRLAERGCDVLALDLSAHMLEHLIRRADQASPETLTGRVRCRVASAEATYAATQVYDLVTVAQAWHWFDADAAAREIDRVLAPDGRLALVWNTLDVTVPWVHRYSRIMHAGDVQREDFLPRVPGFELVHRQAVRWEDPLSTADLINLARTRSYVITASDHQRERVFSNLDWYLHEHLGYARGAVVGLPYRTDALIFRRTG, from the coding sequence ATGACCGGCCGTAACGCCACCTCGTCAAGATCGCGGCGTGACAACCCATCGATACCGCGGCGCGATAACCCGCCGATACCGCAGCGCGCCACCCCGTCGATATCGCGGCGTGACAACCCAGCGTTCGGCAGCCGCAAGCGACGCGATCAGTTGGCAGCAGCATTTCAGGCCCAGGGGGAAGAGTACGACCAGCTGCGGCCCACCTATCCTGCCAAAGCTATCGACTTCTTGATGGATGCGATTCCCACCCGGTACCGACCGGATCGGCAGCATCCGCCGCAATCCCCGCAGGTGCTCGATCTGGGGGCAGGCACGGGCAAACTCGCCCTGCGTTTAGCCGAGCGGGGCTGCGATGTCCTCGCCCTCGACCTGAGCGCTCACATGCTCGAGCACCTGATACGCCGTGCTGATCAGGCATCCCCGGAGACTCTCACAGGCCGGGTGAGATGCCGTGTCGCGTCTGCCGAAGCAACCTACGCCGCGACTCAGGTGTACGACCTTGTCACCGTGGCTCAGGCCTGGCACTGGTTTGATGCTGACGCTGCGGCTCGCGAAATAGACCGTGTTCTAGCCCCGGACGGCAGACTCGCGCTGGTGTGGAACACCTTGGATGTGACTGTGCCCTGGGTGCATCGGTATTCACGGATTATGCATGCAGGTGACGTGCAGCGTGAAGACTTCCTCCCGCGCGTGCCCGGTTTTGAGCTGGTGCATCGCCAGGCAGTGCGTTGGGAGGATCCGCTTTCAACGGCAGACCTCATCAATTTGGCCCGAACCAGGTCGTACGTCATTACCGCGTCGGACCACCAGCGAGAACGAGTGTTTTCCAATCTGGACTGGTACCTGCATGAGCACCTCGGATATGCCCGGGGAGCTGTCGTGGGTTTGCCCTACCGAACGGACGCCTTGATCTTCCGGCGGACCGGCTGA
- a CDS encoding DUF456 domain-containing protein, whose protein sequence is MDTLTLQIVVTVIAGILMIIGLLGIVLPVLPGSITALIGLLIWALVIGGWHGWVTFAIGAVLLATGMSASYVLTGKRLKAQKVPNRSILVGVIAAIIGAFAIPVLGLFIGFVLGLFACELLRLRELGPSVNSSWVAIKAIGVGIVIELSMALLAFGTWVVSMGLFFIWMAQ, encoded by the coding sequence GTGGATACCCTGACCCTTCAGATCGTCGTCACCGTGATTGCCGGGATTCTTATGATTATCGGTCTTCTTGGCATCGTTCTACCCGTGCTTCCCGGCTCCATCACGGCATTGATCGGCCTGTTGATCTGGGCCCTGGTGATCGGGGGGTGGCACGGATGGGTGACGTTCGCCATCGGGGCAGTGCTGCTAGCAACCGGGATGAGCGCCAGTTACGTGCTCACGGGTAAACGACTCAAAGCTCAAAAAGTGCCCAACAGGTCGATCCTCGTCGGGGTGATCGCGGCGATTATCGGGGCATTCGCCATTCCAGTTCTCGGCCTATTCATCGGATTCGTCCTCGGGTTGTTCGCATGTGAACTGCTGCGCCTGCGGGAACTAGGTCCATCCGTGAACTCCAGTTGGGTCGCCATCAAAGCCATCGGAGTAGGCATAGTCATTGAGCTATCGATGGCACTGCTCGCCTTCGGGACCTGGGTGGTGTCCATGGGGCTGTTTTTCATATGGATGGCTCAATGA